One segment of Phragmites australis chromosome 13, lpPhrAust1.1, whole genome shotgun sequence DNA contains the following:
- the LOC133889606 gene encoding uncharacterized protein At3g28850-like, protein MGCATSTEARRDMVWVGADPRAHRSFSMPFVDRQRLRSRAVSVLGTLGLAGNGRHSGSYKYTTLSTEEMMKSENDPAADVVLPGEDAAKRPVKPRTPTLTPPNEPEVINAWELMAGLEDEAPTPRAVQQSLSLDESPHGCIVEAQPPWMQVDTDIPVALDFDPEILSGFREALEDMSPSPQATVASSAEENPVRQERKDVDAGDMPMSPATSDMPELSGIVRARINAFQEKIERRRSKGGRDAKVSPLWPPGGERKAVVYFTSLRGVRKTFVDCCAVRSILRSYGVRVDERDVSMHAVFKAELAELLGPGFANATLPRVFVDGQYLGGAEDVHYLHEAGELGRALEGCEAAPVRKLGYMEACAACGDVRFVPCETCYGSCKIFVEDDVGDRYHDVGEFRRCPDCNENGLVRCLVCCS, encoded by the coding sequence ATGGGGTGCGCAACCTCCACGGAGGCGCGGCGCGACATGGTCTGGGTCGGCGCCGACCCTCGCGCGCACCGGAGCTTCTCGATGCCATTCGTCGACCGCCAGCGGCTCCGATCGAGAGCCGTGTCGGTCCTGGGCACCCTCGGCCTCGCCGGCAACGGCCGTCACTCCGGCTCGTACAAGTACACGACCCTGTCCACCGAGGAGATGATGAAGAGCGAAAATGACCCCGCTGCGGACGTGGTGCTCCCGGGTGAGGATGCGGCGAAGCGGCCCGTGAAACCGCGCACGCCGACGCTGACGCCACCGAACGAGCCCGAGGTGATCAACGCGTGGGAGCTCATGGCGGGGCTCGAGGACGAGGCGCCGACGCCGCGCGCCGTGCAACAGAGCTTGTCACTCGACGAGTCGCCGCACGGGTGCATCGTGGAGGCGCAACCGCCGTGGATGCAGGTTGATACGGACATACCCGTCGCCTTGGACTTCGACCCGGAGATACTGTCCGGATTCCGGGAGGCTCTGGAGGACATGTCGCCATCGCCGCAGGCTACAGTTGCCTCATCCGCGGAGGAGAATCCGGTGCGGCAGGAGAGGAAGGACGTGGATGCCGGTGACATGCCAATGTCGCCGGCCACCAGCGACATGCCGGAGCTATCTGGCATTGTCCGTGCCCGCATCAATGCGTTTCAAGAGAAGATAGAACGGAGGCGTAGCAAGGGAGGCCGTGACGCAAAGGTGTCGCCCCTGTGGCCGCCGGGAGGCGAGCGGAAGGCAGTCGTGTACTTCACCAGCCTCCGCGGCGTGCGCAAGACGTTCGTGGACTGCTGCGCCGTGCGCAGCATCCTGCGCAGCTACGGCGTGCGCGTGGACGAGCGCGACGTCTCCATGCACGCCGTCTTCAAGGCCGAGCTCGCTGAGCTCCTCGGCCCCGGATTTGCCAACGCCACGCTCCCGCGCGTGTTCGTCGACGGGCAGTACCTCGGCGGCGCCGAGGACGTGCACTACCTGCACGAGGCGGGAGAGCTCGGGCGCGCCCTGGAGGGGTGCGAGGCCGCGCCCGTGCGCAAGCTCGGGTACATGGAGGCGTGCGCCGCCTGCGGCGACGTCCGGTTCGTGCCGTGCGAGACGTGCTACGGCAGCTGCAAGATCTTTGTCGAGGACGACGTAGGCGACAGATATCACGACGTCGGCGAGTTCCGTCGATGTCCCGATTGCAATGAGAATGGCCTCGTCAGATGCCTCGTCTGTTGCAGCTGA
- the LOC133888560 gene encoding binding partner of ACD11 1 isoform X2 encodes MSETGYTVQVTNLSSRVSESDLHEFFSFSGPIEHVELIRSGEYGSTAYVTFKEPYALETAVLLSGATIVDQPVCITHWGQPEEPYNFWDRSAWQFEEETEYRNYQACQFNATPQEALTVAQDVVKTMLARGYVLSKDALAKARAFDESHGVTATAAAKAAELSKRIGLTDRVSAGVGAIRSVDETYHVYETTKTVANATGRTAAKVMNSIVTSSYFSSGAMMVSDALTRAAKAAADLAAHGRQS; translated from the exons ATGAGTGAAACGGGATACACAGTGCAAGTCACTAACCTCTCAAGCAGGGTATCAGAAAGTGATCTTCATGAGTTCTTTTCATTCTCTGGTCCTATTGAGCATGTAGAACTTATCAG ATCGGGAGAATATGGTTCTACTGCTTATGTGACATTCAAGGAACCCTATGCCTTGGAAACTGCAGTATTGCTAAGT GGGGCTACTATTGTGGATCAGCCGGTATGCATAACTCATTGGGGACAACCTGAGGAGCCTTATAATTTTTGGGACAGGTCAGCTTGGCAGTTTGAGGAGGAAACCGAATACAGG AACTACCAAGCATGCCAGTTCAATGCTACACCACAGGAAGCTTTGACAGTGGCCCAAGATGTCGTGAAGACGATGCTAGCAAGGGGATACGTACTGAGCAAGGATGCACTGGCCAAGGCAAGAGCTTTTGATGAGTCCCATGGGGTAACAGCGACGGCAGCAGCCAAGGCTGCAGAGCTGAGCAAGAGAATTGGTTTAACTGACAGGGTCAGTGCTGGTGTTGGTGCAATCCGATCAGTGGATGAGACGTACCATGTATACGAGACGACCAAGACGGTTGCTAATGCCACTGGAAGAACAGCAGCTAAGGTCATGAACAGCATTGTCACCAGCAGCTACTTTTCTTCAGGAGCTATGATGGTGTCCGATGCTCTTACTAGGGCTGCCAAGGCCGCAGCAGATTTGGCCGCTCATGGTAGACAGAGTTAA
- the LOC133888560 gene encoding binding partner of ACD11 1 isoform X1 → MTSRIMSETGYTVQVTNLSSRVSESDLHEFFSFSGPIEHVELIRSGEYGSTAYVTFKEPYALETAVLLSGATIVDQPVCITHWGQPEEPYNFWDRSAWQFEEETEYRNYQACQFNATPQEALTVAQDVVKTMLARGYVLSKDALAKARAFDESHGVTATAAAKAAELSKRIGLTDRVSAGVGAIRSVDETYHVYETTKTVANATGRTAAKVMNSIVTSSYFSSGAMMVSDALTRAAKAAADLAAHGRQS, encoded by the exons ATGACTTCCAGAATCATGAGTGAAACGGGATACACAGTGCAAGTCACTAACCTCTCAAGCAGGGTATCAGAAAGTGATCTTCATGAGTTCTTTTCATTCTCTGGTCCTATTGAGCATGTAGAACTTATCAG ATCGGGAGAATATGGTTCTACTGCTTATGTGACATTCAAGGAACCCTATGCCTTGGAAACTGCAGTATTGCTAAGT GGGGCTACTATTGTGGATCAGCCGGTATGCATAACTCATTGGGGACAACCTGAGGAGCCTTATAATTTTTGGGACAGGTCAGCTTGGCAGTTTGAGGAGGAAACCGAATACAGG AACTACCAAGCATGCCAGTTCAATGCTACACCACAGGAAGCTTTGACAGTGGCCCAAGATGTCGTGAAGACGATGCTAGCAAGGGGATACGTACTGAGCAAGGATGCACTGGCCAAGGCAAGAGCTTTTGATGAGTCCCATGGGGTAACAGCGACGGCAGCAGCCAAGGCTGCAGAGCTGAGCAAGAGAATTGGTTTAACTGACAGGGTCAGTGCTGGTGTTGGTGCAATCCGATCAGTGGATGAGACGTACCATGTATACGAGACGACCAAGACGGTTGCTAATGCCACTGGAAGAACAGCAGCTAAGGTCATGAACAGCATTGTCACCAGCAGCTACTTTTCTTCAGGAGCTATGATGGTGTCCGATGCTCTTACTAGGGCTGCCAAGGCCGCAGCAGATTTGGCCGCTCATGGTAGACAGAGTTAA
- the LOC133889163 gene encoding transcription factor ILI1-like: MSSSRRSRTRRAGSSLSSSRSISEEQISELLSKLQALLPESQTHNGAHRGSAARVLQDTCSYIRSLHQEVDNLSETLAELLSSADVTSDQAAVIRSLLM, from the exons ATGTCCAGCAGCCGGAGGTCACGCACAAGGCGTGCCGGGAGCTCTCTGTCGTCATCGAGGTCGATCTCGGAGGAGCAGATCTCCGAGCTCCTGTCGAAGCTTCAGGCGCTGCTCCCGGAGTCTCAAACTCACAATGGCGCACATAGG GGCTCGGCGGCCCGGGTGTTGCAGGATACGTGCAGCTACATCAGGAGCCTGCACCAGGAGGTGGACAACCTCAGCGAGACGCTCGCCGAGCTGCTCTCCTCCGCCGACGTCACCAGCGACCAGGCCGCCGTCATCAGGAGCCTTCTCATGTGA